ATCTTTGTTGCCTGATGCTCCTGCATGCGCCACACCTCTCAAAGCTCCTAATACAATAATGTTATTTGCTGATATGACTTCAGCCCCTGGGTTTACATCCCCAATTATTATTATATCTGTATCTGATTTTACAACCTGCCCTGACCGTAACGTACCTTTGTATATTTTTGCATCTTTAGAGCTGGTTGAAAATAACATCTTCTTCTCATCTGACTCATTTGACATTGGCACAAGGTGATGAAAGTTAATTTCGTCCCACGGGAATATTATATCATGTACTCCTCCAAATGTCTTCATGATATCTATCAATTTTTGCAATTCATAACTATTTAGTCTTCTTCCTATAAATTGAATTGGAATTTCATAACCTGAAAAGAAGTTTTTACCATTAACAATCTTCTGCTTAAAGTAATCACAAATGGTATCAAAATCACAGCTATTGTCCAAAATAACAGCTATTCCTTTTCCAAAACCTTTCAATACAACTGGTTCACTCAAACCTGTTTCCCCCTTTTAATGCGATGTAGCGCCTTGCCCATTTTGCAAGTCAAAATAGCTATCAATTATATCCCTTGCAACATATGCAGCATAAGAACCATGTCCACCATTTTCTAACACAACAGCAAAGGCAATTTGCGGATCATCGTAGGGAGCAAAACCGACAAACCAACCATGTGCATCCGAAGAGGTAGAATACTGTGAAGTACCTGTCTTTCCTGCAACAGTAAAAGGCAAATCTTTAAACGCTTGTCTTGCCGTACCTCCTTCTTCACTTGTGACACTCTTCATCCCTTCAAAAACTGCTTGTTTTGCAGCAAGCGACATATTGACCCTACTCAAAACCTTTGGTTTTGAATTGTAAATAACCTTTCCATTTGCATCAACAATTTTATCTATTAGATTTACCTGATACCTTGTTCCGCCATTTGCAACAGTTGCAATAAAGCTTGCCATCTGAACGGGAGTAAATGCATTTATAGACTGACCAATTGCTGCTAAAACTGTGTCACCAGGATACCATGGCTGGTTGAATATCTTCTTCTTGTTTTCCTCATTTGCAAGAATACCATTAGACTCCCCATCAAGTTGGATATTTGTTTTTCCGCCCAGTCCAAACAAATTGGCATACTTGTCAATCCTATCAATCCCAAGCCTTCTACCAGTTTCATAAAAAAACACATTGCATGAAACCTTCAACGCATCGACAACATCTACCCATCCGTGTGTTCTGCGGTATCTATTCCATAGCCAACAAGCTGGCATAAAACCAGATTTTGCATAGTACATGTATCGGCCCGTATCTAATATTTTTTCGTTGGGTTTTATCACACCTTCTTGCAAGCCTGCTATTGCCGTCAAAATCTTAAAAGTTGAACCAGGTGGATAAACACCTGCAATAGCCCTATTAAACATTGGCCTGTTAGGGTCATTTATTAGTTTATTCCACTCATTTATTGTAATTCCTTTTATAAATATGTTTGGGTCATAAGAAGGATAGCTTGTGAGTGCAAGGACATTTCCTGTTTTTACATCAATCACAACAGCTGCTCCTGCTGTTGCCTTTGGGAATCTTTCACCAAACTCTCCGTTTCTTATTTTTTCTAACACCTTTTTGAGCGAGTTATAAGTAACCTTCTGCAATTTGTTATCAATTGTGAGGTAAATATTTGCTCCTTTTATTGGCTCTTTCTCAACCTTGACATTATTTATTCTCCCAAACTTGTCAACTTCAATAAGCTGTATTCCATCTTTGCCACGCAAATAATCTTCATATTTCTTTTCTATTCCCTCAACTCCAATGAGACTGTCTACCGAATATCCTTTGTCTTTTAACTCTTCATACTGCTGTTGTGTAATTTTCCCTACTCTTCCTACAACAAAAGCATTATAAATTGCATCTTTATACACCCTTACCGCCTTTACATCTATGTTGACAAAAGAAAATTCTTTTCGTCTTTCCTCTATTTGTGCAATAGTTTTCATTGAAATATCTATTGCTATTGTAATAGGTTGGTACATCTGATAATAATTGTAAAATAACATATCCTCAATTGCCATAACCTGAAGGGTTAAATTCAAATCAAGATTGTCTGGGATGTAAAACCTTTTTCTAAGAAGATTAAATGCTTGCTCAGCGGTATAATTTAAAGGTATATTTCTGTCCTTTTTCCATTGGTGTTCAACCTTTTTGGCAAGTTTTTTGTCATTTATACCAAAGTCAAATCTTATAGGATTTATAGCAATTTTGAACTGATTTAATATCTTGTCATTATTTTTATTTAAAATCTTAACTATTTCAATTATCTTTCTTGTAAACTCCTTCTTCTCCTCTTCTGTTCTAAGCTGCTGAGTTTTTAAAATCTGCAGGACATATGCTGGTCTATTGTCAGCAAGAGGCCTTCCGTTTCTATCAAAGATGATTCCCCTTGGCGCCTCTAAATTTGCTTTTTGCATAATTCTTCTCTCTGAAACCTCATAATAATAGTCGCCCTTGATTATCTGAAGATAACCAAGGCGAACAATTAATATAGTTGTCATGCATATAAAAAGTATGTATAAAAATGTCCACCTATTGAAAACTTTCTTTTCTCTTAATTTTTCAATAAATAATATCTTCATTCTTCTTTTAAATTTCTCCCCTTTTTAAGTCTGAGAAGATATTTACTCTCTTTTGATATAACAAAGTAAATAAATATTCCAGATATTGAGTCTAAAATGAACTGAATCACTGAGGTACTTAAAATCAAAGACACATTAGGTACGGTTTTGTTTACATAGCTCTCTATTAAATAATGTAAAAGATTTTTAGACAGCAAAAAGCCAAAAAGATAGATTAAAAAGATTTCTATTCTCTCTAAATAGATCCTCTCTTTTAATCGTTTGTTTACAAATAGGAGCACAACCATCAGGAAGACATTTATAAAAAAGCTGTTGGTAAATAGGGAACAAAATATAAAAATTAAAACCACATTTGCAATTAGAGCATCAGTAAACTCAAAAAAAATTACATTACACACAAGAAGTGGAATGTACAATAATATTGAATTTCCCTTTATATACACAATTTCTTGTAAAACCGTCTGCAGCACAGTCGCTCCAATTATATTTGCACCGTATAACATCACCTTATTTTTAAACAATTCACCTAACACCTACCGAAAAATTGATACCTTTTACTTTTTTTAGTACCATGACATACTCTATATTTTCGATATCTACCGCAGGCTTTATCAGTATGTTCTTCGTAAGTTCAAACTTGTCATTTTTTATTTGGACAATCTTTCCTATTACAATGCCTTTTGGAAATATCTCACCCATTCCAGATGTAATGACAACATCATTTACTTTGACCTTCGAATCTTTTGAAACATATTTAAGTTCACAAAGCCCTTTTCCCATAAGGTTAAGATTTCCCCTTACAACTCCAATATCCCTTGTTCTTACAACCATGGCAGATGCCGAGAAATCTGCGTCTAATAAAGTCTCAACCTTTGCCCAATTCAGGCCACAGTCAACAATACTACCAACTAAGCCTTGGTTGTTAACAACCACCATATTCTTTCTAATTCCATCTTTCAAACCTTTGTCTATAATAAAATAACTTAACCACCCCTCAGACGACCTGAGTGTGACCCGCGCCACTTCATAATCAGCAGCTGTCTCAATTTGATTTTTAAGCCCAAGAAGTTCTTTTAGCTTTTTGTTTTCACTTTTTATTTCTTCAATTGTTACTCTATCAGTGCTTAGTTTGTCAAGCTGTTCTTTTAGATGTTTATTTTCGGCAATAATCTGATTCAAATGTGTAATACCATTTATATATTCCTTTATACTTCTAATTATTTTAACAACCTTAGAATTGACAGGAACATAGCCATCTTTCATCTTTTTCGAAATTATATTAGAGTCATAGTTTTGGATAGAAATTATAGTTGCAATAATGCTAAACAAAAAAGACACTATAATAATTATTGCAATGAAAACGTTCTTTTTCAAAACATTTCATCCTCCACTATCTTGAGCTCCTATTAATCATAACCTTCTGCAATGTTTCAAGCTCTTCTAACGCCTTTCCTGCTCCAAGCGCAACACAGTCAAGTGGTCTTTCTGCTATGTGAACAGGCAAACCTGTCTCTTGCTTAATTAGCTTATCAAGCCCTTTTAAAAGTGCTCCTCCACCTGTTAACATTATCCCCCTTTCCATAATGTCTGCTGCAAGCTCAGGAGGAGTCTTCTCAAGGGTCTGTTTAATTGCATCAACTATTGCCATAACAGGCTCTCTTAAGGCATCCCGTATCTCAGATGAAGAAACCTTTATTGTTTTTGGAAGGCCAGTTATTAAGTCTCTCCCTTTAATTTCATACCATTCTTCTTTTTCCAATGGATATGCTGAGCCAATTTTTATTTTTATTTCTTCTGCTGTTCTATCACCAATCATAAGATTGTATTCTTTCTTTATATAATTTGAAATAGCTTCATCAAACTCATCCCCAGCAATTCTCAAAGATTTGCTGGTCACAATACCACCAAGCGAGATTACTGCAACTTCAGAGGTCCCACCGCCAATATCAACCACCATACTCCCTGCTGGCTCGTCAATCGGAAGACCAGCACCAATTGCTGCTGCCATTGGCTCTTCCATTATATAAACCTCTTTTGCACCTGCTTTATATGCTGATTCCTCTACTGCTCTTCTTTCAACTTCAGTGACCCCTGATGGAACGCAAATAACCACTCTCGGCTTAAGACCCAACAGAGATTTTTTGTATGCTTTTTCTATAAAGTATTTTAGCATAACCTGAGTAGTATAAAAATCTGCAATAACTCCATCTTTTAGCGGTCTGATAGCTACAATATTTCCAGGTGTTCTTCCAATCATTTCTTTTGCTTCATTGCCAACCGCTAAAATTTTTCCTGTATCCTTTTGAACAGCAACAACAGAAGGCTCGTTTACAACAATGCCTTTGCCACGTAAATGAACCAATGTATTTGCTGTGCCCAAGTCAATTCCTAAATCTCTATAAAGCGACTTTAATAGCCCCATCATAACTCTCCTTTCATCAAGTCATATCCTAATTTTTGTAGCATGGTGTTTAGCTTGTACAGGGGAAGACCAACAACATTGTAAAAACAACCTTCTACCTTCTCAACTATCAAACTTCCAAAACCCTGAATCGCGTATGCTCCTGCCTTGTCAAAAGGTTCACCAGTTTTTATATATCTTAATATCTCTTCGTCACTCATCTGTTTTATATAAACATAACTTTTTTCAAAGTCAACTAAAATTTGGCGACAACTATCATCAATTATGCAGACACCTGTAAAAACTGTATGGCGTTTGGCGCTTATCTTTTTTAACATGTAAAAAGCTTCCTCTTCATTTGATGGTTTGCCAAGAATAGTGCCTTCTATGAAAACAATTGTATCGGCTGAGATTATTAAAGAATCTTTTGCGCTCTCACCAAGCCTCCTGAAAACCTCTTCACCTTTTTTCTTAGCCAAATTCATCACATTTTCCTCAGGTGGTAAATCATGGTCAACAATTTCATCTACATTTGAAGGAACTATATCAAACTTTATTCCAAATTGTTTTAAAAGTTCTATTCGCCGTGGAGAAGAAGATGCAAGTACCACTTTTTTCAATTTTGAAATATAACCCCTTTCGCTTTTTTTTGAAATTATAACCTCACTTTTAGTTTGTGGCAAAATTGAGACCTCTGATATTTTATTATATCATTTAAATGTTGCAAAAAAAATAACTTTTGATAAAAAAAGAAGCTGGCAAATGAGCAAACCAGCTTCTTTTAAAAAATTGTAAGATATTTTTATGGCTCCTTTTTAATACAATGGTCTCCTCTTATAATGTGTATGAAGTATATGATGCGCCTTTTCACTATTTGGATGTCCTAAGAATTCTTCATATAGCTTTTTGATTGTTGGATTTTCATGAGACTTTCTTATTGGCAGTGACCTATCCTCGTCATATATAGCACTTGCTCTGAGCTTTGCAACATCTACTTTTTCTCTTACCTTTGCTGGGACAATTGGCTGGCCACCGCCCATTATACAACCACCAGGACATGCCATGATTTCAATAAAGTGATATTCCTTTTCACCATTCTTAACCATCTCAAGCAGTTTCTTTGCATTAGCAAGCCCATGTGCAACTGCAGCCTTTATCTTCATTGTACCAACATCAATTTCTGCCTCTCTTATTCCTTCTAAACCACGAACCTGTGTAATTTCTACATTTTCAAGTGGCTTCCCTGTCAAAATCTCGTATACTGTTCTAAGTGCTGCTTCCATTACACCACCTGTTGTGCCAAAAATGACACCTGCACCTGTTGCATCACCCATTGGGTCGTCAAAATGATTGTCTGGCAGGTTAACAAAATCTATTCCTGCTTCCTTTATCATCCGGGCAAGTTCTCTTGTTGTCAGCACAGCATCTACATCAGGATATCCACTTGCTGCAAGCTCTTCTCTTTGCGCTTCAAACTTTTTGGCTGTGCATGGCATTATGGAGACTACAAACATGTTAGCAGGATCAATTCCCATCTTCTGCGCATAGTATGTCTTCAAAATTGCTCCAAACATCTCATGTGGAGATTTGCAAGTTGATAAATTGTCTAAGAATTCTGGGAAGTAGTGTTCACAGAATTTTATCCATCCGGGTGAGCATGAAGTAATAAGCGGAAGCTTCCCACCATTTTTGATTCTATTTATAAGCTCTGAGCCTTCTTCCATGATTGTAAGGTCTGCACCTGTGTCTGTGTCAAATACCTTGTCAAATCCAAGCATCTTAAGAGCTGTTACCATCTTACCTGTCACACGGGTCCCAATCGGAAGACCAAATTCCTCACCAAGCGCAACTCTTACAGCTGGTGCTGTTTGAACAACAACATATTTGTTCTTATCAGCCAAAGCCTTCCATACAATATCAGTAGAATCCTTTTCACGAAGTGCCCCGACAGGGCATGCTTGAATACACTGACCACACATTGTACATGCAACATCATTCAAACTTCTATCAAATGCTGTTGAGACAACTGTTCTAAAACCTCTATAGTTTGCATTTATAACACCAACTTCTTGGACATTTCTACATACATTAATACATCTTTTGCAAAGTACACACTTGTTCGGGTCTCTAACAATTGAAGGAGAAAAGTCATCAAGAGGCCGTCTTATATTTTCACCTTCATATCTTATCTGCTTGACATTCAAATCTTCAGCAAGTTTTTGAAGTTCACAATTACCACTTCTGACGCATGTTAAGCAGTTTCTGTCGTGGTTGGACAAAATCAGCTCAAGGTTAACCTTTCTTGCTCTTCTTACTCTTTCACTGTTTGTGATAACTTCCATACCTTCTGACACAGGATAAACACAAGCTGCTTGCAAGCTCCTTGCACCTTTTACTTCAACAACACACATCCTACAAGCGCCAATCTCATTTATACCTTTTAAGTAACAAAGGGTTGGAATTTCAACTCCTGCTTCACGTGCTGCCTGCAGAACAGTGTAGTCCTTTGGTACCTGAAGTTTCTTGCCATCTATTGTTATATTCACCATCTCCATTTGTTGTACCCTCCTTCTTAAGCCTTCTTAGAGATTGCTTTGAATGGACATTTTTCTATACATACTCCACACTTAATACATTTTGTCTGGTCAATCTCAAACGGCTTCTTAATTTGACCAGTTATAGCATTTGCAGGACAGTTCTTAGCACAGATACCACAGCCTTTGCAAAGATCTTTGTCAATTACAATTCTCAAAAGTGCCTTACATGCCCCTGCCGGACATCTCTTTTCTTTGACATGTGCTTCATATTCATCTCTGAAGTATCTTAGTGTACTCAAAACTGGGTTTGGCGCTGTCTGACCAAGTCCACAAAGAGCGCTGTCCTTAATTGAATATGCAAGCTCTTCTAACTTCTCTAAATCCTCTTCTGTCCCGTTTCCACTTGTAATCTTTTGCAGTATCTCAAGCATTCTTCTTGTTCCTATTCTACATGGCGGACACTTTCCACATGACTCATCAACTGTGAACTCTAAGAAGAACTTTGCTATATCAACCATACATGTATCTTCATCCATTACAATCATGCCACCAGAACCCATCATTGTCCCAAGCGCTGTGAGTGAGTCAAAGTCAATAGGCGTGTCCATTAAAGATGCAGGAATACATCCACCAGATGGTCCACCTGTCTGAACAGCTTTGAACTTCTTACCACCTGGTATTCCACCGCCAATGTCTTCGACTATCTCTCTTACAGTTGTCCCCATTGGAACTTCAATAAGCCCTGTGTTGTTAACCTTTCCAACAAGTGCAAATACTTTGGTACCCTTGCTCTTTTCTGTTCCGATTGATGCAAACCACTCTGGTCCTTTGAGGATTATAACAGGAATATTTGCATACGTCTCAACATTGTTCAAAAGTGTTGGTTTGCTCCAAAGTCCCTTTACTGCTGGGAATGGTGGTCTTGGTCTTGGCTCTCCACGATGACCTTCAATTGATGTCATTAAAGCTGTCTCCTCACCGCAAACAAATGCACCAGCACCAAGTCTTATCTCTATATCAAATTCAAAGTCTGTTCCCAAAATATTCTTGCCCAGAAGCCCATACTCTCTTGCCTGGTTTATCGCAATCTCAAGTCTCTTGACAGCCAGCGGATACTCAGCCCTGACGTAAACATAGCCTTGTTTTGAGCCAATTGCATAACCAGCAATTGCCATAGCCTCAATAACAGAATGTGGGTCACCCTCTAAGATGCTTCTATCCATGTACGCACCAGGGTCACCTTCGTCAGCATTGCAGACAACATACTTGACATCACCTGGTGCTTTTGCTGCAAATTCCCATTTCAAACCTGTTGGGAATCCACCGCCACCTCTTCCTCTCAAGCCCGACCTTTTTACCCAGTCAATTACCTGCTCTGGAGTCATCTCTGTCAAGACCTTTGCTAAAGCTTTGTATCCGTCGTATGCTATATACTCTTCAATGTTTTCTGGATTTATAACACCGCAGTTTCTAAGAGCAATTCGCATCTGTTTTTTGTAGAACTTGACTTCATTTAAGGACTTTATCTGGCCTTCTTCAAGTGACTCTTTATACAAAAGCCTTTTTACTATTCTTCCTTTTAAAAGATGTTCTTCCACAATCTCTTTTACATCAGAGTCTGCAACCTTACTATAGAATGCACCTTCGGGATAGACAATGACAATCGGACCTTCTGCACAAAGTCCAAAACATCCTGTACGAATTACTTGAACCTCGTCTTTTAAATTGAAGTTTTCTATCTCTTTCAAAAAAGCGTCATATATCTTGTCTGACCCGCCTGATGTACAACCTGTCCCACCACATACAAGAACATGTGCTCTATATAATGGCATTATAGCTTACCTCCCTTTTATTTGTTTGCTTCTTTATTTTCTTCATAGCCAATTGTGTATTCATATACTGGCTTTCCATTCACAATATGCTCAGCAACAACTTTTGAAACTTTTTCAGGTGTCATTTTTACATATGTTACCTTCTCTTTGTTTGGCTCATATACTTCTACAATTGGCTCATATTTGCAAAGACCTATACAGCCCGTCTGAACAACTGTTACATTCTTAAGATTTCTTTTTTGAATCTCCTCAACAAACTTTAGCATAACAGGTCTTGCACCTGCTGCTATCCCACATGTTGCCATACCAACTACTATTCTGATTCCCTCTCCTTGCTGTTTTCTAAATTCGAGCTCTTCCAATGCCTTTTTTCTTATCTCTTCAAGCTCCTGAATAGACTTAATCATTGAAATTCGCACCTCCAAATAAATTTGATAACCCTCTTGAAAGCTCTTCCTTAATAAACTCTTGTACACTTGGCAAATTGAGAGGTACACCTTCCCCAAGAGCACTTTTTAGCTTATTTGTATCAAAAACAAACTCTTTTTTGTCGATTCTGTGCACATAAACAAAATCCACATCCGGTGTACCACATACTAAAAGGAGTAGTGTATCAACAATATTCCCAATCGGTGGCCTGTCAATATGCGAATGCTGCAGCTTAATTTTTACCTTTGTGCCATTTTCAGATGAGTCAATAATAAGCTTTCCATTACAGTCTTTTGCAAGCTGTGAGGCAAGTGCCAAACCAAGTCCTACCTTTCTTGTTTTCCTTGTAGTATAAAAAGGATTTGTCACCTCATTTATTAACTCTTTTGGTATACCTCTCCCATTGTCCTCAATTGAGATTAAAAATATGTCATTTTCTAAATCTTCAACAATCTCAATCTTGACAAACGTTGCCCCAGCCTCAATTGAATTTTGCACAAGGTCAAGGATATAAAGTGAAAGTTCGTTCAACCAAATCACCCTATTTTATTCTTATCACACAGACAGTTTGTTAAGTTAATATCTTGACAAGATATTTTCAATATCTTCAGGTGCTAATTTTCCATAGACAGTGTTATCAATTACAACAACAGGTGCAAGTCCACAAGCTCCTAAGCATCTTGTTGCTTCAATAGAGAATTTCCCATCTTCAGTTGTGCCACCAACGTCAATCTTTAAAAGCTCTTTTAATTTATCCAAAATTTTATCTGCACCTTTTACATAGCAAGCAGTTCCCATGCACACACTAATCTTGTGGTCACCTGTTGGTTTTAATGTAAACCTGGTATAAAATGTTGCAACCCCATAAACCTCTGCCATTGGAATGTTCAGACCCTCTGCAATTCTCTTTTGTACCTCGTATGGCAAGTATCCAAATAGTTCTTGTGCCTCATGCAAAACAGGAATTAGAGCACCTCTTCTTGATTTGTTTTTTTCAATAATCTCATCAAGTTTTTTGAAGTTTTCCTCGGTCAGATTTTTGCCTTGGCAACAAGACATTAAATCGCATCCCCCTTCTATTGTTAGAAATTTAACATATTCAATTACACCTACTTTCTCTATTGTAACATATAATAGGGTATAAATGAAGTATAAATTTTGGAGAATTTACTTGAAAAATATTGTATACAGTATATCACTTTCAATAAAAAACTCCTTTTCGTTAATATCCCATAGATGATGTGCATCAGAAGAGTGTAAAAAAATGTACCTGCTATCTTTGGGCAAAAGATTTGTAAATTCAAATTCATTGACTTTTGAAACTTCTAAAAGAGAAACATCTTTTAGTTCATCTGGTAATGTTCCCAGCCTTCCAATTATTCCATAGGATTGTCTATTGATATGAGCTGGAACAAAAATCATATTGTAAAACTTTGAAATTTCATAAACTTGAAATATACTTAAATTCAGTGGTTGGAGCAGAAGTTTTTTATAGCTTCCGACAATATTGTCTTCCTTGTCCACTAAGAACTGATTTCCATATATATCCTCTCTCAAGGCTATGTTTGGAAGGTTTTCTTCAATAATCTCTTGAAACTCTTCCACTACAGAGAAATCTTTGAAATATAAAAGAACATGGACTTCTTCACAAGTTTCTATCTCAACACCTGGGATAAATAAAATCCCAAGATGTTTTGCAACCTCTAAGAACTCTTTCAAATTCAATGTAGAATTATGGTCTGTTATGGAAATTACATTTAGTCCCTTTATCTTTGCCATGTTTATTATATTATTTGGGGTCATGTCATTGTCAGCACAAGGTGAGAGCGCAGAGTGAATGTGCAGGTCATAATAGAGTTTCATTTTGACCTTCCTTCTCTTGAAGAATCAGTAATTTTGCGGTCTCAAAATGAGAAAGCTCGGTTGTGAAAATAGGAATATTTTCCTGTTTAGATTTTTGAAGCATATTGGCATCTGGCTTTACACCTTCTGTTAATATGATAGCCTTCACATCTCTCAAAGTTGCCACTGCAATGACATTTATGTTGTTCTGAATTGTTATCCAGATACTGCGATCTTTGATATGTGAAATTGCAAAGCTCAAAACATCTCCAATATACACATTTTCGTACACATCATCATCTCTAATAACATCATTCACAAGGTTAAAATATTTTCTTAGGTGCGCAACTCTTGGCATTTATTCTTCATCCCTTTCAAGTGATGGTGGTAGTTTATTTGAAAGCTCAACCATTTTATTTGCAAGCTCTTTAATATTTTCACGAAGGATAAAGATACAATCTGTATCGTTTGCCAAACCTCTGACTATGTCCTCTGCGAGGGTTTTGCATGTTGGAGAACCACAGGCACCACAATCCAAACCAGGCAAAATCTTTAATATCTCATTTACCCTCTCATACTTTTTCATAGCCTCTTCTATATCAGAATCAAGCTCTAATACAGGGTTTGCCTCCAATTCTTTTCTAAACAAAAGGTCTTCCATCTTTATTCCAAGGTCATTGACAATTTTTCGAGTATTTTCTTCTAATATTTGGGCTTTGTCTGCAAGTTTAGAAGACCACTTTTTGATTCTATTCTTAGCAACATACGGATTTTCTACCGTCAACGGTCCACCCACACAACCCCCACTGCATGCAAGTCCTTCAAAGTAAACAATATTATTCAGCCTTCCATTCTCAATCTCTTCCAAAACCTTTATAACATTATGAATCCCATCCACATTTACATACTCATCAATTCCCAAGGCTAAACTCTCTCCACCAGATGCTGCCCATCCAATCCCTTTGCCGGATGAAATAGAAATAGGTTCTACATCATTCATACTTTTCAACTTACTTCTAACAAGCCCATAAATATCCTTGATAGCAATTACTCCATCTACATATGACCTTTCAAACCCAAGTGGCAAGTTTACGTAAGTCATCTTTGCTGCACAAGGTGAGATGAAAAAAGCACCTATTCTGTCTATCTCAATGCCTTTTTGCCTGTTTATTCTCTTTTTTGCGAGGTGGGCAGCAACCTCCATTGGAGAAGCAAGTGGGAGGATATTATCAATCAAATCTGGGAATTTTGTCTGGATAAGCCTTACCACTGCTGGGCAGGCAGAAGAAATTATGGGTCTTTTATCTCTCTTTTTTGAAATAAACTCCTTTGTGAACTCTGTCACAATCTCTGCTGCTTTTGCCACTTCAAATATGTCGTCAAATCCTATTTCTAACAATGCATGTAATAGTTTATTGATATCATCTGTTTCAAATTGAGCATAAAATGAGGGTGCTGGTAGAGCAACTTTATATTCGTATTTTTTTATATCATCTAAACTATTTGTTACAGCATATTTTGCGTGATACGGGCATGTTCGTATACACTCACCACAGTCTATACATCTTTGATCGATAATTCTGGCTTTTGAACTTCTCACTCTTATTGCTTCTGTTGGACACTTTTTAATACAATTTGTACACCCTCTGCACTTCTCTCTGTCAAGCATTATCGAATGCAGATTAAAAGGCATTTTAAAATTCACTTCCTTAAAAGAATATTAAGATAATTTAAATTATTTGTTGAACACGACCATATACACCCTTGTTCCAGTGCCTTTTTGGGACTCAATCTCAAAATGATCAGAATATTTTTTCATATTAGGAAGACCCATACCCGCGCCAAATCCTAAGTTTCTTATTTCTTCAGGAGCTGTCGAGTACCCTTCCATCATTGCAAGTTCAATATTCTCTATTCCAGGGCCTCTGTCTTCAGCAATTATTTCAATCTTGTCTTTTGAGATGATGGCTTTCAAAACTCCACCTACAGAATGTATAACAATATTCATCTCTGCTTCGTATGAAATAATGGCAACCTTTTTCAAAATTTCAGGCTT
This Caldicellulosiruptor changbaiensis DNA region includes the following protein-coding sequences:
- a CDS encoding DRTGG domain-containing protein, producing MPRVAHLRKYFNLVNDVIRDDDVYENVYIGDVLSFAISHIKDRSIWITIQNNINVIAVATLRDVKAIILTEGVKPDANMLQKSKQENIPIFTTELSHFETAKLLILQEKEGQNETLL
- a CDS encoding [Fe-Fe] hydrogenase large subunit C-terminal domain-containing protein encodes the protein MPFNLHSIMLDREKCRGCTNCIKKCPTEAIRVRSSKARIIDQRCIDCGECIRTCPYHAKYAVTNSLDDIKKYEYKVALPAPSFYAQFETDDINKLLHALLEIGFDDIFEVAKAAEIVTEFTKEFISKKRDKRPIISSACPAVVRLIQTKFPDLIDNILPLASPMEVAAHLAKKRINRQKGIEIDRIGAFFISPCAAKMTYVNLPLGFERSYVDGVIAIKDIYGLVRSKLKSMNDVEPISISSGKGIGWAASGGESLALGIDEYVNVDGIHNVIKVLEEIENGRLNNIVYFEGLACSGGCVGGPLTVENPYVAKNRIKKWSSKLADKAQILEENTRKIVNDLGIKMEDLLFRKELEANPVLELDSDIEEAMKKYERVNEILKILPGLDCGACGSPTCKTLAEDIVRGLANDTDCIFILRENIKELANKMVELSNKLPPSLERDEE
- a CDS encoding ATP-binding protein: MLLSMEFDIKAGDFVLAGEASSKIKDALKKLGVKPEILKKVAIISYEAEMNIVIHSVGGVLKAIISKDKIEIIAEDRGPGIENIELAMMEGYSTAPEEIRNLGFGAGMGLPNMKKYSDHFEIESQKGTGTRVYMVVFNK